Proteins encoded within one genomic window of Mesobacillus subterraneus:
- the tuf gene encoding elongation factor Tu, with the protein MGKAKFDRSKPHVNIGTIGHVDHGKTTLTAAITTVLSKVGGGEARGYDQIDAAPEERERGITISTAHVEYETATRHYAHVDCPGHADYVKNMITGAAQMDGGILVVSAADGPMPQTREHILLSRQVGVPYLVVFMNKCDMVDDEELLELVEMEVRDLLSEYDFPGDDIPVIKGSALKALEGEPEWEEKINELMAAVDEYIPTPARDTEKPFMMPVEDVFSITGRGTVATGRVERGVVKVGDVIEIIGMTEEPKSTTVTGVEMFRKLLDYAEAGDNIGALLRGVAREDIQRGQVLAKPGSVKPHTKFTAEVYVLSKEEGGRHTPFFTNYRPQFYFRTTDVTGICNLPEGVEMVMPGDNIEMTVELIAPIAIEEGTKFSIREGGRTVGAGVVASIQE; encoded by the coding sequence ATGGGAAAAGCTAAATTCGATCGTTCTAAGCCACACGTTAACATCGGTACAATTGGTCACGTTGACCATGGTAAAACTACTCTAACTGCTGCTATCACTACTGTTCTTTCTAAAGTAGGCGGCGGTGAAGCACGCGGATATGACCAAATCGACGCTGCTCCAGAAGAGCGCGAGCGCGGAATTACAATCTCAACTGCACACGTTGAGTATGAAACTGCAACTCGTCACTATGCACACGTTGACTGCCCAGGCCACGCTGACTATGTTAAGAACATGATCACTGGTGCTGCACAAATGGACGGCGGTATCCTTGTAGTATCTGCTGCTGACGGCCCAATGCCACAAACTCGTGAGCACATCCTTCTTTCTCGTCAGGTAGGCGTACCTTACCTTGTTGTATTCATGAACAAGTGTGACATGGTTGACGACGAAGAACTTCTTGAACTAGTAGAAATGGAAGTACGTGACCTTCTTTCTGAATACGACTTCCCTGGCGATGACATTCCAGTTATCAAAGGTTCTGCTCTTAAAGCTCTTGAAGGAGAGCCAGAATGGGAAGAAAAAATTAACGAGCTTATGGCTGCAGTTGATGAGTACATCCCAACACCAGCACGTGACACTGAAAAGCCATTCATGATGCCTGTTGAGGACGTATTCTCAATCACTGGCCGTGGAACAGTTGCTACTGGCCGTGTTGAGCGTGGAGTAGTTAAAGTCGGTGACGTTATCGAAATCATCGGTATGACTGAAGAGCCAAAATCAACTACTGTAACAGGTGTTGAAATGTTCCGTAAGCTTCTTGACTATGCAGAAGCTGGAGACAACATCGGTGCACTTCTTCGTGGGGTAGCTCGTGAAGATATCCAACGTGGACAAGTACTTGCTAAGCCAGGTTCTGTTAAGCCACACACAAAGTTCACTGCTGAAGTATACGTTCTTTCAAAAGAAGAAGGTGGACGTCACACTCCATTCTTCACAAACTACCGTCCACAGTTCTACTTCCGTACAACTGATGTAACTGGTATTTGTAACCTTCCTGAAGGCGTAGAAATGGTTATGCCTGGTGACAACATCGAAATGACTGTTGAACTAATCGCTCCAATCGCTATCGAAGAAGGAACTAAGTTCTCAATTCGTGAAGGCGGCCGTACTGTAGGCGCTGGCGTTGTAGCTTCAATTCAAGAGTAA